From the Lysinibacillus fusiformis genome, the window ACCTTCCTTCTATTTTTTATTAAACTATTAAGTAAGAAAACCATCTATTCACGAGTTTGGCCATTGCCATGAATAACATATTTTGTTGATGTTAATGCAGGCAAGCCCATTGGCCCACGGGCATGTAGCTTTTGCGTACTAATGCCGATTTCTGCTCCATAGCCAAATTCAAAGCCGTCCGTGAAGCGGGTAGAGGCATTATGATACACTGCCGCCGCATCGACATTGTTTAAAAACGTCTCGGCAGTTAATTGATCTTCTGTAATGATGGCCTCAGAATGATTCGTCCCAAAGTAATGAATATGCTCAATAGCTTCATAGACATTCTCTACCAATTTAACACTTATTTTTAAGTCAAGGTATTCTGTCGCATAATCATCCTCCGTAGCTGGAAGGGCAGCTTCAAAACGCTGACATACTTGGTCATCACCAATGATCGTTACGCCTGCGTTGTGAAGGGACGTTAAAAGCTGGCCACCGTGTTCCTTAAACCAAGCAGGGTGAATGAGTAAGCTTTCTGCTGCATTACAAACAGAAGGACGCTGTGTTTTAGCATTCAGACAGATTTTTTCTGCTTTTATGTAATCCGCCATTTGATCCACGTAAATGTGACAGTTGCCCGCACCTGTTTCGAGTACAGGGACAGTCGCTTCATTGACAACTAAATCAATCAGCGCTTTGCCACCACGAGGAATAAGTACATCTAAGTACTCTTTTAAATGAAATAGTTCTTTAGCTGTTTCGCGGCTTGTATCCTCAATTAATTGCACAGCATCGGTAGGGATGGATGTTTTAGCAAGGGCGCGATGAATACTTGCGACAAGAGCGATATTTGAATACTTAGCGGAGGAGCTTCCGCGCAAAATGACTGCATTGCCCGTTTTCAGAGAAAGTGTCGCTGCATCGACTGTGACATTTGGTCGAGCCTCATAGATCATACCGATGACACCAAGCGGCACGATTCTTTTTTCAATGCGTAGACCGTTGTCTTTATCAATACGTTCAACAATTGTGCCTACTGGATCGTTTAAGGAGATGAGTAAATGAATGGCATCTGCCATTGCCGCTATACGCTCTTCATTGAGCATGATGCGATCCAACGTAGAAGCAGGCATGCCTTGTTGCTCACCCTGTGCCAAATCCTTGGCATTTTCAGCCATGATGTCATGCTGATCGATTAATAGCTGTTCAGCAATTTTTTTCAGTGCTTCATTTTTTTCGCAGGTCGTTTTAATATTTAACACGTAGCTTGCGGCCTTAGCGCGTTGTCCTTTTTCTTGAATTTCATTTGTCATTTGTCATTCCTCCTTAATTTGTTTGAATTTTCAGCCACTTATCTCGGTGAATCACCTCAATAGGGCATTTCGACAATGTATCTGTCCGTTTTCCCATGGCAGAGATAAGCTCTTGGGAGGAGTACAGCACTTCGCCACGTCCTAATAAGTCCTTCTCACTATAGACTTCTACAACATCACCATTGACAAAATCACCCTCAACACGATAGACGCCAGCAGGTAATAAGCTTTTGCCATTGTCCATTAAAGCTTGTTCAGCGCCACTATCTATAAAAATTTTACCAGAAACTTCCGTAAGTGCAATCCACTGTTTATGATTTGTTAACACGGCAAGCTCATCATGCTCCACATACGTGCCATCACCATGTCCTGTTAAAATATCAACGAGCTTCTGTGCACCATGACCTGTTCCAATAAATACCTTCACTCCTGCACGGAGCGCTGTTCGTGCTGCCAGTAGCTTAGAGGCCATGCCACCCGTGCCAACTTTTGACCCTGTACCATCTGCAAAGCTTAACAGCTCATCCGTAATGGCTGTTAACCGATCAATGCGCTCTGCCTCTGGATTTTTATTGGGATTGGCATTATAAAGGCCATTGATATCAGTTAAAATGATGAGCTGATCTGCATGGACAAGCCCACTTACGAGTGCGGACAGCATATCATTATCACCAAAGGTTAACTCACTAATAGACACAGTATCATTCTCATTAATAATCGGTAGCATTGATCGTTCTAACAATTCCTCGAAAGTGGCATAGGCGTTTTTATAGCATTCTTTTTTAGAAAAATCCGTGCGTGTCAGTAAAATCTGGGCAGGCATGATATCGTAAATACTAAATAAAGCACTATACGTTTGAATGAGTAGGCTCTGCCCTACAGCAGCAGCTGCCTGCTTTCCTTTCACCGTCACAGGACGAGCAGGGTAGCCAAGTTGTTTAAAGCCCGCCGCTACGGCACCTGACGAGACAAGTAAAACTTCATGTCCCAGTTTCTTCAATTCAGCGATTGCCTGTACATGGTCCATTAAGCGAACTTTATCGATTTCACCTTTTGCGTTCGTTAAAGAGCTACTGCCAATTTTAACAACGATCCTTTTTCTCTCCATTTCACTACCTCCATCATTACTGAATCAAAAAAAGCCTTCTCATCCTAAAAATTAGGACGAAAAGACTTGCCTTCCGTGGTACCACCTACATTGAATATCATGCGACATTCCACTTTTCTCATAACGCTAGAGACTGCGCCTAGTTTGGCTAGGACGATTCACGAAGTAGGTTTCATCAGTCTTTCTTGTACAATGCCTTGCAGCCGATGGGCATCGCTCTCTTTTCAAGCAGTGGCTAATTACTGGTCTTCGTTCGTTTTCTCATCTATTGACTAAAGGATGCACTACTTCTATTAGTCTGTCAAGCTGAATGGATAAATTACTTGAAAGTTTTGATAAATTAAGAAAGGGATGCACTAAAATGATGAAGAGGCAACCTAATCGATTATTTAAACCACCAAATCGCGATGAAAAGGGGAAGCATAGCCAACACAATGACAAAGAAGCTCCAAATGACTTGTTTCCCAGAGGACATATTTTTTGGTTTGATGCTCATTTGTTCATAAAGCTGGTTAATGGCTCGTTGCTCTTTCGCATAAAGCATTGCTTGAAATTCTTCATAATCTTGAATATAGCTAGATGGGGCACGTGGACTGAAGCGTAAATTTCGAATGGAATCCGTAATCTCTTTGTCAGCCATCCAATACGTGATGACAGGGGCTAAACCAGCGTTCTGGGTGGCCTTCACCTCAATGTCATGGGATTTCATTTTATAGTACACCTGTCCATGCTCATCCTCATATTGCGAAACAATATCACTTACTGCCATTATCAATCACCTCTTATGGAAGTTATCTATTTTATCATGAGTTTCTACTATTATAATGGATTAGGGAAGAAAAGTATCGCTTGAACGAGCATAATTTGTGAAACGAAAATTCAAAAAAAGTTTTGGATAAAGTCATAAACTTACATCTAGTGTGAACAACGTCATGTAGTATAATGTAAATAGTTTTTTAAAAGAAGTTGAAGGAAGGGAAAGTTTTGGAAATCTCAACGTTATTTGCGTTTTTAGGGGCTGCGATTATTTTAACCATTATGCCAGGGCCCGATAATTTATTTGTGCTTGCCCAAAGTATTACACAGGATAAAAAAGCGGGTATTGCGACATCACTTGGATTATGCACGGGCCTACTTGTTCATATTAGTGCAGCAGTACTCGGTATTTCTGCGATTATTTATCAATCGACTATTATTTTTTCAATCGTTAAATTTGCAGGAGCAGCGTATTTATTATATTTAGCTTGGCAATCTTTTCGTGCTAAGGGAGACCCTTTTACCTTGCAACAGCAAAATACGCAAGCTTATATTAAATTATATAAAAAAGGAATATTAATGAATATTTTAAATCCTAAAGTATCGTTATTTTTCCTAGCGCTGTTACCACAGTTTGTCAATCCATCGCAAGGACATGTGGCGTTTCAAATGCTTATTTTGGGTATTGTATTTTTAATACAAGCACTTGTATTATTTTCATTGTTTAGTATATTTGCAGGGAAAGTTAGACAAGTCATTATTGGGAAACCTGCGATTGCTAAGCGATTGAATACGGTTCAAGGTATCTTATTTACATTTATTGGAATACAAATTGCTATCAGCAAACAGTAGGGAGGAATGGACATGGCTATTTTACATATTACCTTTAGCTTAGCAACACAGGGTTCTATGAAACTTGCAATTCGTCAACATCGTTTGCAGCGAAATGAATCAGTTCTAAGTGTCCATGACGATCTCTCGATTGGACCTCTTCAAAACTTTGACGAACGTAAAACTTGGTTAGCCACGCATATTTTGGATGAAGATGACCAGCAATTGTACGATGATATGTATGAAAACTGGAAGAAGAAAATCGCCAATTTACCCTGCGATGTGGATGTATGGATTTGGTATAGTCACAACACCCATGAACAAATTGGACTGCGCTATGTAATGAGTGAGTTAATTCATAAATGCAGTATGGTGTATGGCATTGATGCAACAGAGGCAATGAAGAGTATTCAACCCAATATGGACATTCGCCATACAGGAGAACTTTCCTCAGAAATGCTAATGAAGCTCCGCCCTAGTGCCAAACGATTCTCTGTGCAAGAATGTCAGCAACTCGCTAAGGAATGGGCACACATCATAGAACAGCCAGGTACACTACGCCTGTGGAAAAATGAACGATTGCATCATGTAGAGGAAGATGCAATGGATGCCTACATTATCGCCAGTGCAAAAAATTTGCATATACAGCACAATGAAGAGTGGCTAATGCCCACGCATATTTTGGCACAGACATTTGAAACATTTGTCCATTATGTAGGAAATGACTTTGTAGAGTATCGCTTGCTAACGCTCGTTGAACAAGGCGTATTTGCAATGAAAGGCGATACATCGGATATTTTTTCCTATCAGGTTAAATTACTTTAATACATTTAAATGAATGAACAATAAAAAATCAGGCGAACAAAGCCTGATTTTTTATTGTTCCAAATGCAAGAAGTTGTTGGTTCAAGTTGGGGTGTACGGCTATTAATTAAACCGTTTTCATGTTGATAGCACTTTTCATATTCAGCTTTCATCAACAAACTTTGACAAGCCAAGCCATTTTCATGATAAATCTCTTTATCAATACTTAATATTATACTTCTATTTGAGTTGGTATAATGAGGCTCTTTATTAACAATGGATAATTTTTCTTCATCTAGCCATTTCATCGAGAATTGACTTTTTGCCTCTGCATAATAGACGATTTTGTTTGTGTGAGCTTTATTATTTAAAATTTCTACCCATACATGAACACCACCACTTGGACCTGCACCACCATATGGTTCATAATAAGCGTGCGCTGTATATTTTCCTGTAGGAGATGACACAGATTCGGGCACCTTTTGCGTATTTTTTTTATCTAAAGTACTAAACGTAAAAAAATATTGGATATACATAAATATTCCCAAAAACAGGACTAAACCTGTCAATAGTACTGTTAATGTTTTTTTAGGGAAGTTTTTCTGTTTAAAAAAGAAAATCATTAATTTGATAACAAAAATGAACAATACGATCAAGGTAAATAAAAATACAAAAAAACCTAATGTATTAAGTAATAAATTCAAATTATTACCTCCCTAGTATGGTGAAACAGTGCCTTTTAGAAAATAAAGCGAGTAACATGGACATCTAGATGATGTTGTCACTCGCTCTTTCTATTTATTGTCATAAAAATCGAAAACAAATTGTTTAAACTGACGTGCAGATGGTGGTAAATAACGATTTTCTATCCAGGCCATGCCGATAATGCGTTCACATACCATATCCTCAACATGGATTTTAACGATTTTTTTCGGGTTTAAATCCTCATCATCTGGTAGCAAGGAAACGCCAAGCCCCGCACCAACAAATCCAGCGATGGTCGATACTTCGTCACCTTCATAAGAAATTTTAGGCTTTATGCCCGCAGCATTTAATAAGCGATCAGCAGAGCGGCGAAGTGCATAGCCCTTTTTCATTAAGACAAAACTTTCATGCTCCAATTCTTTCATTTTGATGCTTTTACGATCAGCAAGCGGATGGTCAATCGGGACCATTATAAAGAGCTCATCTCGCCATAATTCCTTCCAGCAAACTGGCGGCTCTGTATCAATCGCAGCTAGTAGGCACAGGTCTAACTCACCCGCCAGCAATTGTTTTAACTGTGAATGGGAGTAGTTTTGTGTGAAATGAAAACGGATATGGGGGTGTTTTTGACGGAAAGCGCGAATCAAGTCCGGTACAATACTCGTTCCAAGTGTATGTAAAAAACCGAGTGATACTTCTCCAAGCTCTGGATTATTCAGCTCTTGTAATTCTAAAACAGCCTTTTCATATTCTTTACGCATTCGCTGTACACGATATAAAAACAGTTCTCCATATCGGTTTAGCATAATCGAGCGCCCTTGTCTATCGAAAAGCGGTACACCTAATTCTTCCTCCAGCTTTGAAATTGAACGACTAAGTGCTGGCTGTGAAATCGCTAATGCTTCGGCAGCCCGTGTCATATGCTCTAACTTTGCAACGGTTACAAAATATTCTAATTGTTGCCACTCCATTTTTTCACCTCTTTTCTCGTTATTTTTAAGTTATCTGCATTATAACGGGAAACAGACGGGAAGTATAGGGAGCAAAAAAATTTTAAAAGGACGTTGCAATTATTTAGCAGAATGGAAAAGTTAAGTAGCTGAAAGTGTGATAGTACAGCCGTTAAGTTGACATCATTCATGCACAATACACATTGATTTGATAAAAACTATAAATTGTACATTATGAATAAAGGGTGATAAGATAGACACATAAAATACACAATTATCAATTTCCGTGAAGGGGATATCATAAAATGAAGTTAACAAAGCCACAACCTCTAACAATCGAGGGAGGCAATAAAGCCGTACTATTACTGCATGGATTCACAGGTAGCACAAAAGATGTGAAAAAGCTAGGAGAATTTTTATCTCAACGCGGTTATACTGTGCATGCACCTATCTATAGTGGGCATGGTGTAGAACCAGAAGCATTATTAGAAACAAAACCAGAAGACTGGTGGAACGATGTAGTAGAAGGATATAACTTCCTACAAGAGAAAGGCTATGAAGAAATCGCTGTAGTTGGGATTTCACTTGGTGGCGTCTTTTCATTAAAAGTGGCAGAGACATTCCCTGTAAAAGCATGTGTAGCGATGTGTGCACCGATTACACGTGATAATTCAAAAGGCTTATTCACACGTCTGTACCACTATGCTCGTTTATATAAACACTTTGAAAATAAATCAAAAGATCAAATTATTTCAGAATTACATGAATTACGTATTTCACCAAAAGATTCATTGGATGGCGTAACACGTTTAACAACGGAAACGCGCGAAGAATTATCAACAATCAAAGCACCAACACTTGTGTTACAAGGTTCATTAGATGATGACCTCTACCAAGAAAGTGCACCTTTTATTTTAAATACGGTAGAAACAGATGACAAAGAAATCATTTGGTATGAAAATTCTGGTCACATTATTACATTAGATAAAGAACGCGATAAAGTGTATGAAGATGTTTACAAATTTTTAGATCATATTGAATGGTCAGTTGCAAACTAAGGAGGGGGCTGTCAGTAGGCAGCTCTTTTTTTGTTGAATCTCTCTGGATAAACGAAAAAACTATTGTAATTATAATAAATGCTTGATAACATGATGAAATTGTAGTGAAAAATCATTCGATTAAAATAATTTGCTATAGTTTAAAACTTCTAAGGAGCACATCAATTATGCAACAAAAAATACCTTTTTCAACTTACGCAGTCATTGGAACAATGTTATTTGGACTGTATTTTGGAGCAGGGAACCTCATTTTTCCTATTCAAATGGGTCAATTTGCTGGGACTAATTTTTGGTTTGGATTAATCGGATTTTTAGTGACTGCTATCGGCTTACCATTCCTCGGAATTTTGGCGATTGGCTTATCAGGTAGTAATGGTTTACGAGATCTAGCCAATCGTGTTCATCCTCTATTTGGCATCATCTTTTCATTGGCCTTGTACTTAACAATCGGACCATTCTTTGCCATCCCACGTACAGCAACTGTACCATTTGTAGTAGGGTTTGAGCCATATATTCAAGCACAGCATGCAACACTGCTACTAGCTGTATTTAGCTTTATATTTTTTGCTATTGTCTACTATTTTTCTTTAAATCCAGCGAAAATAATGGATTATATCGGTAAATATTTAACGCCTGCATTTTTAGTTGTTTTATTTATTTTAATTATTACAAGCATTACGAAGCCAATGGGCCATTTCCAGCAGCCAATCGGTGCATATATGGATGCTGCCTTTATGACAGGCTTTAAAGAAGGCTATAATACGATGGACGCCCTTGCCTCACTAGCCTTCGGGATTGTTGTCATTAATGCTATTAAAAGTGCAGGGATTACAGATCGTAAGGAAATTGCCAAGGCTACATGGACATCAGGTATTTTTGCGATGGCTTTAATGACGCTGATTTATGGTCTCATAACATATATGGGCGCTTCCAGTATTAATGCTGTCGGGACTTTTGATAATGGTGGTTTAATCTTTGCGGCAGTGGCCGATCATTATTTCGGCTCATTTGGAGCTATTTTATTGGCGGTCATCATCGTGCTCGCTTGCTTAAAAACAAGTATCGGCTTAATTACATCTTGTAGTGAGTTTTTCCATGAGGTATTTCCAAAAATTAGTTACAAATGGTTTGTGTTTCTGTTGTGTGCTGTATCCTTTACGATTGCGAATTTTGGTTTAAACAATATTATCAAATATGCTATTCCAGTTTTAATGTTCTTATATCCATTAGCAATCGTCCTAATCTTGCTCGCTCTAAGCTCATCCTTCTTTAAGAATAAGCAAACAGTGTATGCCATAGCGATGATATTTACATTTTTCATTAGCCTGATTGACGGCTATAAAGCGCTGGTAGAAAGTGTGCCAGATGCGAAGTTAGGTATATTGGATGCAGTAGAGAAATACTATTCTGCGATGCTACCTTTTTATGATATTGGCTTAGGATGGATACTGCCAGCGTTAATAGGGGCAGTAATTGGAAGCATGATTCCGTCTCGAAAAGTTATATAATGAAAGAAACACGCACAGAAAATGTCTCTGTGCGTGTTTTTTAATGGATTAGTAAGCTGTCCAGCCACCATCCACGGCAATCACTTGTCCATTCACAAAGCTTGCTTCGTCTGAGCCTAGGAAAATAGCTAATTGAGCGATTTCTTCTGGCTGACCAGCACGCGGATTAATGGATAGACCAAGTGCTTGGCGTGCAGCACCCGTTTGACTCATATTTGTCATAGAAGAGGCGATATTGGTCATCACTGCTCCTGGCGCAATACCATTACAGCGAATATTTTTATCCGCATACATAAACGCAGTATTTTTTGTTAAACCAACAACGGCATGTTTGGAAGCTGTATAAGCCGCTCCTGCACGTGCCCCATATAAGCCACCAGCAGAAATATTATTGACAAAGACACCGTGTCCTTGTGCAAGGAAAATTTCTGTTGCCATACGCATAGAACGCATAACGGCTGTTGTATTCACTGCAAATACTTTTTCCCATCGTTCATCAGAAATTTCCCCAACTGGCTCCATACCATCCATAATACCCGCGTTGTTGACTAAAATATCTAATTGACCATAATTCGTTTTCGTTTCATCAAATAAACGTTGTAAGTCTTCTGTTGATGCGACATTTGTTTGAATGGCAAATGCTGTCCCTCCAGCCGCTTGAATACCATCCACAACCCCTTGAGCACCCTCTAAATTTAAGTCTGAAACGACAACCTTAGCGCCTTCTTTTGCATAGCCTTCTGCAATAGCTTTCCCCATACCTGAAGCTGCACCTGTCACAATGGCTACTTTACCTTCTAATCTCATCTCAAAGACCTCCTCATGGTAATTTCATTAGTTATTGAACATCTGTTCATTAAAATCATATAATAAAGTTGAAAGCGATTTCAATATGCAAAAAAACGGGAAGTGTTGAGTATTCAACACTTTTGGACAAACTGTTTAATAAGGAGCTGAAAAAATTGCGTACAACGGATTTACGAATTATTAAAACGAAGCAAGCTCTCCACGATGCCTTATTGACCTTGCTGAGCCAAAAACCTTTGGAGCAAATATCCATTGCAGAAATTTGTAGAGAAGCAAAGGTCAATCGGGGCACGTTCTATTTACACTACGAACAAAAAGAGGGGCTCTTTGAAGAATACTTTCAGGAGATTATGGAGGATTTATATCAATCCTATGAAGAACCCTATCGTGCCGTCACCACCCTGGACACCAATCAATTAGATCCCAATACAATCCGTATTTTTCATCATATTGAACGCTTTAAAATGTTTTACCGGATCGTCTTTTCTAAAAATGTTCCGCTGACCTACTATTACATGCTCTTTGATGGCATTTATTCCTTGCTAAAACGAGATATTACCACACATCGCATGCATCAAATGGAGGATCATATTTCGATTGACTATTATAGCGCCTATCAAGCAAACGCCATCATCGGTCTCATCATCCAATGGTATCGCGGCGATTTCAGCGATAGTGTGACCATGTTAAATCAGCAGCTAGCAGCTATTTTGAAGAATGTGAGAAGTGGGGGATAGCACGCTTGAAGTGAAGGATAGAGTGAGAATCGGTGGATAGAACGCTCGATTTGAAGGATAGAACAGGAAAAGTAGTGGATAGCACGCTTGAAGTGAAGGATAGAGTAAGAAGTAGTGGATAGAACGCTCAAATTGAAGGATAGAACAGGAAAAGTAGAGGATAGCCCGCTTGAAGTGAAGGATAGAGTAAGAAGTAGTGGATAGAACGCCAGAATTGAAGGATAGAACAGAGAAAGTAGCGGATAGCCCGCGCAAATTGAAGGATAAAACAGAAAAAGTAGCGGATAACCCATCCAAAGAGAAGGTCTACATCAACTTGTAGACCTTCTCTTTTCTATCAAATTATCGAACGGGGGCAGGCTTGAATGTGACGATCAACGTAGCAATGGCTAGTGTTACGAAGATGATGATGCCTAAGGAGCTACTGTTTTGCAGGAGATTATCGGTACTACCACCAAAGATGATGGTGTAGTAGCCGTCTGCTCCATAAGTAGCTGGTAGCATAGCAGCGACCTGCTTGTATCCTTCAGATAGCATGGTTTTTGGTACAAGGACGCCTGATGTTACTAATTGGAGTGAGAGGGCACAAATATTAAATACCATCCCTAAATTCCCAAAGGCGATGACAAATACTTGGGCCAAGCTAAGGAAAGCGAGATACATCACAGCTTGAAAGAAATATATCGACAGCAGGCTTTCCTGGCTAGCAATATCAAAAAGGTGCATCAGCCCAATTGTTAGCAATGGCAATGTAAAGGCTACGCCCACATTGAGTAGCTGTCGTGCGAGGAATAATTGCCATTTTGATAGGCTTTCTTGAACGAGCTGTGCTGCTTGCTGGTGTTGCATAATCATGACCATCGCGCCCACAAAGGAGGAGATGATGACCATAAGTGGCACAAAGTTTGCGGCAAATCCTTTCACATCATTGGTTTTAACAATGGTTCCGTCGACGGCATGGGCTTTGACATTCATTACAGTCGTTTTGACAGAAGTGGTAATTTGTTGGGCAGTTTGTTGCTCGAAGGGAAGCTGAGCAAATTGTTGAGCAAAGGCCTCAACTGCTTGATTTTGTTGCATTGGATAAAGGGTTTGATTGATCTCTTCTGTTAATTGCTTTGCTACGCCCTCCATCATATTTTTCGCTACACTTGCATTGGCTTGATTAATCGCATAAATAATTTCTGCCTCTTTCCCTGCTTGTATTTGATTTGTAAAATCAGTGGGAATTTGCATAATCATATTAATTTGACGTTCGTTTAATGCACTCTCTGCTTCCTTCATTGATGAATAGTCCTCCATTGAAAAGGGGATGGAGCCTTTGATGTTCTGTGCTACCTGTTGCCCCATTGCGGTATCTTCCACAACAAGGCCAATGCTTAACTGTTCCGCTCTTTCATTGACACCATCATAGGCAGTCATCCAAATCGTAAAGAAGATTAATTGAAAGGCAATGGTTGCAATAATGCCGATATAGGTTTCACGAACTCGCAATAATGCTTGTAAACCTGTCATATTTTATTCCTCCTAATTAAGTAAGTACTTACTTGCATTGATTAGAAAAATTTTTTCTAGGAAACGAGTCCCCTAGAAAAAATAGCAACACTAGTTTGCAAAAGTTCTTCAGTTGGTAGGTCAGACACGATTGTTCCAAGTTGAGCACGTGACATAAAATGACCAAAGTTCAAAGCAATTAGCGATAACGCTGCTGCTTCAAAATCAACTTCTCTTATTTTTCCTTGCTGATGCATCTCTTGAAAGTAGTGAATGAGCTCCTTTTTGATGAGGAGTGGGAGATTGGCGATTTCCTCACTAATTTCAGGAAACTGAATGGATTCCTTAAAGCCAATCATGACAAAATCTTTAATCGACATTAAAAAATGAAAATGCTTCAATGAGAAATTTAATAAATCCTTTTCTAATTCCCACGTTACATTTTGATTGATCTCCTGCTGTAGAAGAGGATAATAAGAAAATTGCTCAATGATGGCTTTTAATAAACCGCGTTTGTTGCCAAAATGACGGAAAAGAGTGACCTCATTGACACCTGCTAATTCTGCAATGGTTTTGGTAGTTGCAGCTGTATAGCCTTTTTCACTAATCAATTGTAGAGCAGCTTCGATAATTCGTTGTGCAGTTCCTTTCGTTGTCAAAAATATACTTCCTTCCATGCAAGTAATTACTTACATCTTAGCATAGTGTACGATGAACTGCAACATCACAAATGAGCGTTGACAATTATATCGACTGCTGATATATTTTAAATGTATCGACTGACGATATATTGATAGGCGATATAGAGGAGGATTTGAATGACACAGGAGCATCCGCCATTAACAGAAGGCGTTTATTATATTTTATTAGCATTATATGAGGCGAGGCATGGCTATGGCATTATGCAATTGGTGGAGGAAATGAGCAATGGGCGAGTGCGTTTAGGGGCAGGTACCATATATGGCGCAATTAAAACATTGTTGGAACGAGGCTGGATAGAGGCACTCGA encodes:
- a CDS encoding glutamate-5-semialdehyde dehydrogenase, whose translation is MTNEIQEKGQRAKAASYVLNIKTTCEKNEALKKIAEQLLIDQHDIMAENAKDLAQGEQQGMPASTLDRIMLNEERIAAMADAIHLLISLNDPVGTIVERIDKDNGLRIEKRIVPLGVIGMIYEARPNVTVDAATLSLKTGNAVILRGSSSAKYSNIALVASIHRALAKTSIPTDAVQLIEDTSRETAKELFHLKEYLDVLIPRGGKALIDLVVNEATVPVLETGAGNCHIYVDQMADYIKAEKICLNAKTQRPSVCNAAESLLIHPAWFKEHGGQLLTSLHNAGVTIIGDDQVCQRFEAALPATEDDYATEYLDLKISVKLVENVYEAIEHIHYFGTNHSEAIITEDQLTAETFLNNVDAAAVYHNASTRFTDGFEFGYGAEIGISTQKLHARGPMGLPALTSTKYVIHGNGQTRE
- the proB gene encoding glutamate 5-kinase, whose protein sequence is MERKRIVVKIGSSSLTNAKGEIDKVRLMDHVQAIAELKKLGHEVLLVSSGAVAAGFKQLGYPARPVTVKGKQAAAAVGQSLLIQTYSALFSIYDIMPAQILLTRTDFSKKECYKNAYATFEELLERSMLPIINENDTVSISELTFGDNDMLSALVSGLVHADQLIILTDINGLYNANPNKNPEAERIDRLTAITDELLSFADGTGSKVGTGGMASKLLAARTALRAGVKVFIGTGHGAQKLVDILTGHGDGTYVEHDELAVLTNHKQWIALTEVSGKIFIDSGAEQALMDNGKSLLPAGVYRVEGDFVNGDVVEVYSEKDLLGRGEVLYSSQELISAMGKRTDTLSKCPIEVIHRDKWLKIQTN
- a CDS encoding sodium:proton antiporter gives rise to the protein MAVSDIVSQYEDEHGQVYYKMKSHDIEVKATQNAGLAPVITYWMADKEITDSIRNLRFSPRAPSSYIQDYEEFQAMLYAKEQRAINQLYEQMSIKPKNMSSGKQVIWSFFVIVLAMLPLFIAIWWFK
- a CDS encoding LysE family translocator; this encodes MEISTLFAFLGAAIILTIMPGPDNLFVLAQSITQDKKAGIATSLGLCTGLLVHISAAVLGISAIIYQSTIIFSIVKFAGAAYLLYLAWQSFRAKGDPFTLQQQNTQAYIKLYKKGILMNILNPKVSLFFLALLPQFVNPSQGHVAFQMLILGIVFLIQALVLFSLFSIFAGKVRQVIIGKPAIAKRLNTVQGILFTFIGIQIAISKQ
- a CDS encoding DUF1835 domain-containing protein; the protein is MAILHITFSLATQGSMKLAIRQHRLQRNESVLSVHDDLSIGPLQNFDERKTWLATHILDEDDQQLYDDMYENWKKKIANLPCDVDVWIWYSHNTHEQIGLRYVMSELIHKCSMVYGIDATEAMKSIQPNMDIRHTGELSSEMLMKLRPSAKRFSVQECQQLAKEWAHIIEQPGTLRLWKNERLHHVEEDAMDAYIIASAKNLHIQHNEEWLMPTHILAQTFETFVHYVGNDFVEYRLLTLVEQGVFAMKGDTSDIFSYQVKLL
- a CDS encoding DUF5412 family protein; this translates as MNLLLNTLGFFVFLFTLIVLFIFVIKLMIFFFKQKNFPKKTLTVLLTGLVLFLGIFMYIQYFFTFSTLDKKNTQKVPESVSSPTGKYTAHAYYEPYGGAGPSGGVHVWVEILNNKAHTNKIVYYAEAKSQFSMKWLDEEKLSIVNKEPHYTNSNRSIILSIDKEIYHENGLACQSLLMKAEYEKCYQHENGLINSRTPQLEPTTSCIWNNKKSGFVRLIFYCSFI
- a CDS encoding LysR family transcriptional regulator, giving the protein MEWQQLEYFVTVAKLEHMTRAAEALAISQPALSRSISKLEEELGVPLFDRQGRSIMLNRYGELFLYRVQRMRKEYEKAVLELQELNNPELGEVSLGFLHTLGTSIVPDLIRAFRQKHPHIRFHFTQNYSHSQLKQLLAGELDLCLLAAIDTEPPVCWKELWRDELFIMVPIDHPLADRKSIKMKELEHESFVLMKKGYALRRSADRLLNAAGIKPKISYEGDEVSTIAGFVGAGLGVSLLPDDEDLNPKKIVKIHVEDMVCERIIGMAWIENRYLPPSARQFKQFVFDFYDNK
- a CDS encoding alpha/beta hydrolase codes for the protein MKLTKPQPLTIEGGNKAVLLLHGFTGSTKDVKKLGEFLSQRGYTVHAPIYSGHGVEPEALLETKPEDWWNDVVEGYNFLQEKGYEEIAVVGISLGGVFSLKVAETFPVKACVAMCAPITRDNSKGLFTRLYHYARLYKHFENKSKDQIISELHELRISPKDSLDGVTRLTTETREELSTIKAPTLVLQGSLDDDLYQESAPFILNTVETDDKEIIWYENSGHIITLDKERDKVYEDVYKFLDHIEWSVAN